One stretch of Monomorium pharaonis isolate MP-MQ-018 chromosome 10, ASM1337386v2, whole genome shotgun sequence DNA includes these proteins:
- the LOC118647783 gene encoding uncharacterized protein LOC118647783, translating into MENDILNEISRFLEEVEPYDPANLGMRNIGDRPPVTSKPGPSDDKDPGPSPTEEQAIHPPRHNIPVVGCVSGHWVQPSDQVHKRKMEWLCNPPTVKSKSRKLPPRTEPSRPSLEPAGVMEPLPALSTPVEVEPGHLIEVPHFAIHSTREWKTRSRGSGGTSALTKTGPFEKSVSEIPKMLCLRIQAQKGGNQK; encoded by the coding sequence ATGGAGAACGACATACTGAACGAGATAAGCCGCTTCCTCGAGGAGGTCGAACCGTACGATCCGGCAAATCTCGGCATGAGGAATATAGGAGATCGACCGCCGGTAACCAGCAAGCCAGGTCCGAGCGACGACAAAGACCCAGGACCATCGCCAACTGAGGAACAAGCGATCCATCCACCGCGCCACAACATCCCGGTGGTAGGCTGCGTCTCCGGACATTGGGTTCAGCCTTCAGATCAAGTGCACAAACGGAAAATGGAATGGCTGTGCAATCCACCGACGGTCAAGTCAAAATCCCGGAAGCTGCCACCGCGCACGGAACCATCCAGACCCAGCCTCGAACCAGCCGGGGTGATGGAACCGCTGCCAGCACTATCCACGCCTGTCGAAGTGGAGCCAGGACATCTCATCGAGGTGCCCCACTTTGCAATCCACAGCACCCGAGAGTGGAAAACGCGCTCCAGAGGCTCAGGTGGCACATCCGCTTTAACGAAGACGGGTCCGTTCGAAAAATCCGTAAGTGAGATCCCTAAAATGCTGTGCCTTAGAATTCAGGCACAGAAAGGGGGGAATCAAAAGTAA